From a region of the Nonlabens sp. Hel1_33_55 genome:
- the pgi gene encoding glucose-6-phosphate isomerase: MKNINPTTTSAWKILEEHYKNLKDFDLKDSFNKNPTRAENFTIIDDDFYVDMSKNLLTRATKDALTQLARECELEAAISSYYSSECINFTEDREVLHTALRTPLEKATGSVKPYVKDALASKKLMFEYVDKIVDGTLTTHSGEAFDTVVSIGIGGSDLGPTMVYQALEAYHNHIKVHYISNVDGDHVYESLKKINPATTLFVIVSKSFTTQETLTNSTTIRKWFVDKFSEEAVGKHFIAVSSNIDKAVEFGVEKENIFPMFDWVGGRFSLWSTVGISVALGIGTSNFQSLLDGAHEMDEHFRHTPLDNNIPVQLALLTTWYNNFFDAQSEAIIPYTQYLQKLPSYLQQAMMESNGKGVDRNGELVDYQTGNIIWGEPGTNSQHAFFQLFHQGTKLIPIYFIAFAKAKHNLPEHHQKLMANFFAQTEALMNGKSAEEVQADLDKSNMSTEEKKKLKPFKVFQGNRPSTTLLIDELTPRSLGKLIAMFEHKIFVEGVIWNIYSYDQWGVQLGKVLADRILDDLKTKRFNEHDASTTALLKRFDSKLM, translated from the coding sequence ATGAAAAACATCAATCCAACCACAACCTCTGCCTGGAAGATCCTTGAAGAACATTATAAAAACCTCAAAGATTTTGACCTAAAGGATTCTTTCAATAAAAATCCAACAAGGGCAGAGAACTTTACTATTATTGATGATGATTTTTATGTGGATATGTCAAAGAACCTTTTGACTCGCGCCACAAAAGACGCATTGACGCAGCTAGCCAGAGAGTGTGAGTTAGAAGCAGCAATTTCTTCTTATTATAGTAGTGAATGCATCAACTTTACTGAGGATCGTGAGGTACTTCATACCGCATTACGCACACCTCTTGAAAAGGCAACGGGTAGTGTAAAGCCATATGTCAAAGATGCACTTGCCAGTAAAAAATTAATGTTTGAGTACGTTGACAAAATTGTCGACGGTACATTAACTACTCACAGTGGAGAAGCTTTTGACACTGTTGTAAGTATAGGAATAGGCGGTAGCGATCTGGGACCTACCATGGTATATCAAGCGCTAGAAGCATATCATAATCATATTAAGGTCCATTACATTTCTAATGTAGATGGGGACCATGTGTATGAAAGCCTGAAAAAGATAAATCCTGCAACGACGTTATTTGTTATTGTATCAAAGTCGTTTACCACACAAGAAACGCTTACAAATTCTACCACCATTAGGAAATGGTTCGTGGATAAATTTTCTGAAGAAGCGGTAGGTAAGCATTTCATTGCTGTAAGCAGTAATATTGATAAGGCTGTAGAATTTGGCGTAGAGAAAGAGAACATTTTTCCCATGTTTGATTGGGTAGGCGGTCGCTTTTCACTTTGGAGCACCGTTGGAATCTCTGTTGCATTAGGAATAGGTACTTCAAATTTTCAATCCTTGCTCGATGGCGCCCATGAGATGGATGAACATTTCAGGCACACACCTCTGGATAATAATATCCCAGTGCAGTTGGCTTTACTTACGACATGGTACAATAACTTTTTTGACGCTCAAAGCGAGGCGATCATTCCATACACTCAATACCTACAAAAACTACCATCCTACCTGCAGCAGGCCATGATGGAAAGTAATGGTAAAGGTGTCGATAGAAATGGAGAACTTGTAGATTATCAGACTGGCAATATCATTTGGGGAGAACCTGGAACCAACTCGCAACATGCTTTTTTCCAATTATTCCATCAGGGAACTAAACTGATACCTATATATTTTATCGCTTTCGCGAAAGCGAAACACAACCTACCAGAACACCATCAAAAGCTCATGGCAAATTTCTTTGCACAGACCGAAGCTTTAATGAATGGCAAGTCTGCAGAAGAAGTTCAAGCAGATCTGGATAAAAGCAACATGAGCACTGAAGAAAAGAAAAAACTGAAACCTTTCAAGGTATTTCAGGGCAATCGTCCCTCAACAACCTTACTTATCGACGAGCTTACCCCAAGAAGTTTAGGTAAACTAATCGCTATGTTTGAGCACAAGATATTTGTAGAAGGTGTGATCTGGAATATTTATAGCTATGACCAATGGGGTGTTCAACTGGGAAAAGTTCTTGCAGATCGCATACTCGACGACTTAAAAACCAAAAGGTTTAATGAACATGACGCCTCGACTACAGCACTTCTTAAACGTTTTGATTCTAAATTAATGTAA
- a CDS encoding peptidoglycan DD-metalloendopeptidase family protein, protein MNKLIALVTACICLLSCTQDNQNVELAIATPIKIVPKILYGYDLNNYTVIEDTVQSGDTFNDLIASHLVQGQSAYEAAMTMDSIYELRKIQAGKPFKILKRKDVANTPAAFIYEPNREDFIILKLTDGMSAFKDAHPVTIKRKTATGVVNSTLSEAMEEEGLGMSAIWELSDIYKWTIDFFKLQQGDRFKMIYQERFINDTIYDGIEKIDVAIFETRGKPYYAFDYVTDSIKGVHDYYDDEGKTLRNFFLKAPVNYTRISSRYSGNRFHPVQKRWKAHLGTDYAAGYGTPIVSTANGVVTKSGYTRGNGNYVKVRHNATYETQYLHMTKRLVKVGQRVDQGQTIGTVGSTGLATGPHVCYRFWVNGKQVDPYGQKLPSADPLPKDQMGMYQDYIAPLKTEIDNLPYKEESVL, encoded by the coding sequence ATGAATAAATTAATTGCTCTAGTAACCGCTTGTATTTGCCTACTTTCTTGTACTCAGGATAATCAAAATGTAGAATTGGCTATCGCTACGCCTATCAAAATCGTTCCTAAGATTTTATACGGCTATGACTTGAACAACTATACTGTAATAGAAGATACTGTACAATCTGGAGATACATTCAACGACCTTATTGCATCGCATTTGGTTCAAGGTCAAAGTGCCTATGAAGCTGCGATGACTATGGATAGTATTTATGAGTTACGTAAGATTCAGGCTGGAAAGCCATTTAAAATATTAAAGCGTAAAGACGTAGCAAACACTCCTGCAGCCTTCATCTATGAACCTAACCGTGAAGACTTTATCATTTTAAAGTTAACCGACGGTATGAGCGCTTTCAAAGATGCTCATCCAGTTACCATAAAGCGTAAAACCGCTACAGGTGTGGTAAATTCTACTTTATCAGAAGCAATGGAAGAAGAAGGTCTTGGAATGAGCGCTATCTGGGAATTAAGCGATATCTACAAATGGACGATTGACTTTTTCAAATTACAGCAAGGCGACAGATTCAAAATGATTTATCAGGAACGTTTTATCAATGACACCATATATGATGGGATTGAGAAAATTGACGTTGCCATTTTTGAAACTAGAGGAAAGCCTTACTATGCTTTTGACTATGTAACTGATTCTATTAAAGGAGTACACGATTATTATGATGATGAAGGGAAAACTTTACGTAATTTCTTCTTGAAAGCTCCCGTAAATTATACCCGTATATCCAGTAGATATAGCGGCAATAGATTTCATCCAGTTCAAAAACGATGGAAAGCACATTTAGGAACAGATTATGCCGCAGGTTATGGAACACCTATCGTATCCACTGCAAACGGAGTTGTGACTAAATCTGGATACACACGTGGTAATGGTAATTATGTAAAGGTGCGTCACAATGCTACCTATGAAACCCAATATTTACACATGACCAAAAGATTGGTCAAGGTTGGTCAACGAGTGGATCAAGGGCAAACCATTGGTACCGTAGGAAGTACTGGACTGGCAACTGGCCCACATGTATGTTATAGATTTTGGGTAAATGGAAAGCAGGTAGATCCTTATGGTCAAAAGCTTCCTAGCGCAGATCCATTACCTAAAGATCAAATGGGTATGTATCAAGATTATATCGCTCCCTTAAAAACTGAAATCGACAACCTGCCCTACAAAGAAGAATCCGTTTTATGA
- a CDS encoding tryptophan 2,3-dioxygenase family protein, with the protein MPEKISPEIAERIQLLEKKFKNSGQDMLSYLDGLLYDQYITYWDYIRLDTLLSLQVPSTSFPDEMIFIGYHQITELYFKLVIHEQMQVIEQEQLTGTYFLEKIKRINRYFTVMINSFEVMIKGMEREQFLKFRMSLLPASGFQSAQFRMIELYATNVEHLVNYDDRTRFRESETSTTIPDLFQHIYWKKGGIDKSTGEKTLTLKQFEKRYTPRFLRIAEQVEHSNIYQRYLGLPDSEKLPELKEELRKMDQNVNINWLLMHMGAAHRYLRKEGGTVQATGGTNWKEFLPPSFQRISFFPKLWSQEEHANWGKQWVDHTFNTSTIE; encoded by the coding sequence ATGCCGGAAAAGATCTCTCCAGAAATCGCAGAACGCATCCAACTGCTAGAAAAAAAGTTCAAAAATTCAGGGCAGGACATGCTTTCCTATCTTGATGGCCTTCTTTACGATCAATACATTACTTATTGGGATTACATTAGGCTAGATACTTTGTTGAGCCTGCAGGTTCCATCAACCTCTTTTCCTGATGAGATGATTTTCATAGGATATCATCAAATTACAGAGCTTTATTTCAAGCTGGTGATTCATGAGCAAATGCAAGTTATTGAGCAAGAGCAATTGACAGGAACCTATTTTTTAGAAAAGATCAAGCGCATCAACCGCTATTTTACGGTCATGATCAACAGTTTTGAGGTCATGATAAAAGGCATGGAGCGCGAGCAATTTCTCAAATTTAGAATGTCTTTGTTGCCAGCAAGTGGTTTCCAGAGTGCGCAGTTCCGTATGATAGAATTGTATGCTACAAATGTGGAACATTTAGTGAATTATGATGATCGAACGCGCTTTCGCGAAAGCGAAACATCGACCACCATACCTGATCTTTTCCAACATATTTACTGGAAAAAAGGCGGGATTGATAAATCTACTGGTGAAAAAACACTTACACTAAAACAGTTTGAAAAACGTTACACACCTAGGTTCCTTAGAATTGCTGAGCAAGTTGAGCATAGCAATATCTATCAACGTTACCTAGGACTTCCAGATTCTGAAAAATTACCAGAATTGAAGGAAGAGTTACGTAAAATGGACCAAAACGTCAATATTAATTGGTTACTCATGCATATGGGAGCAGCGCACCGCTATCTGCGTAAGGAAGGCGGTACGGTTCAAGCTACCGGCGGGACCAACTGGAAAGAGTTTTTACCACCTAGTTTCCAGCGTATCTCATTTTTCCCAAAGCTATGGTCTCAAGAAGAGCATGCCAACTGGGGCAAACAATGGGTTGACCACACTTTTAATACCTCTACTATAGAATGA
- a CDS encoding patatin-like phospholipase family protein, whose amino-acid sequence MKKNRILVVLMVLAFAKANYLQAQQSQLPKKQKIGVVLSGGGAKGLAHIGALKVIDSLGIKVDYIAGTSMGAIIGSLYASGYTGHQIDSIFEVTNFNQLIVDEIPRSAKTYYERKQNERYAVTLPFKDFKVSLPSSLSKGQNVYNLMSQLLSHVNDVEDFSELPIPFFCIATNIANGEEVVLDSGYLPRAVNASGALPSLLGPVQIGDMILIDGGVTDNYPVEKLRAKGMDIIIGVDVQDDLKSLDELNSAFGILTQINNFRTINDMKIKAPKTDIYITPKIDDYSVISFDQGAGIIEEGAIATRKFSDSIVNYATDDYQRPPLKVQSQDRLYLSGITIEGNERYSRSFIIGKFKLTTPGFTTYENIKNGVNNLQATNNFSKINYELKPGENGIQLDVSVEESTVRNYLRFGLHYDELLRSAALVNLSRKSILFNNDQVSFDVILGDNVRYAADYYIDKGNYWSIGLHSEFTQFEKAIPTSFLRAIGGTFPPNINSLELEYDDWTQQFYLQTRLDRGFNVTAGAELKSLDIFTNTLTTEDALTTRTDFENSTTGSVYGKLLLDTYDNAFFPSSGWYVDGDFHLYLYNDVFQENFDEYSIAQLQVGHARSFGKLSLQALAHVGVSIGNPQTSSLDFVLGGYGAKRINNILPFYGYDFISLSGNTMIRTVFDVDYEIFRKNHVNFSANFASIDDDLFELDDWFSNARYSGFAVGYGIETFLGPVELKYSFSPQQDDGEFYVRLGFDF is encoded by the coding sequence GTGAAGAAGAATAGGATATTGGTGGTGTTGATGGTTCTCGCTTTCGCGAAAGCGAACTACTTACAAGCGCAACAATCCCAACTTCCCAAAAAACAAAAAATAGGCGTCGTGCTATCTGGTGGTGGCGCAAAAGGTCTTGCCCACATTGGAGCCTTAAAAGTCATTGATTCATTGGGAATCAAAGTGGATTACATTGCTGGCACCAGCATGGGTGCGATCATAGGATCGCTTTATGCGAGTGGTTATACCGGTCATCAAATCGACTCCATTTTTGAGGTGACCAATTTTAACCAGCTCATTGTAGACGAGATACCTCGCAGTGCCAAAACCTACTACGAACGCAAACAAAATGAGCGCTATGCGGTGACTCTACCATTTAAGGATTTTAAGGTAAGTCTGCCCAGCTCGCTCAGTAAAGGTCAAAATGTTTACAATCTGATGTCTCAATTACTATCACATGTAAATGACGTCGAGGATTTTTCTGAATTGCCTATTCCTTTCTTTTGTATTGCAACAAATATTGCAAACGGCGAAGAAGTGGTCCTAGATTCCGGTTACCTGCCCAGAGCAGTCAATGCTAGCGGTGCTCTTCCTTCATTGCTGGGACCAGTCCAAATAGGCGATATGATATTGATTGATGGCGGCGTGACTGATAATTATCCAGTAGAGAAATTAAGAGCCAAAGGCATGGACATCATCATAGGCGTCGATGTTCAGGATGATCTAAAATCACTCGATGAACTCAATAGCGCTTTTGGGATTCTAACACAGATCAATAATTTTAGGACGATCAACGATATGAAGATTAAAGCTCCTAAAACAGATATCTACATCACGCCTAAAATTGATGATTATAGCGTGATATCATTTGACCAAGGCGCCGGTATTATTGAAGAAGGTGCTATCGCCACCAGAAAATTTAGTGATAGCATAGTAAATTATGCGACGGACGATTATCAGCGACCGCCGCTTAAAGTACAATCACAGGATCGATTGTATTTATCTGGAATTACCATTGAGGGAAATGAACGATACAGTAGATCTTTTATCATAGGCAAATTCAAGCTGACGACGCCAGGATTTACTACTTATGAGAATATTAAAAATGGAGTGAACAACTTACAGGCGACCAATAATTTCTCTAAAATTAATTATGAATTAAAACCAGGTGAAAACGGTATACAACTAGATGTTAGTGTTGAAGAATCTACAGTGCGCAATTACTTGCGATTTGGTCTACACTATGATGAATTGTTACGTAGTGCCGCGCTCGTCAACCTGAGCCGTAAGAGTATTCTATTCAATAATGATCAGGTGTCGTTTGATGTGATTCTAGGTGACAATGTGAGGTATGCTGCAGATTATTATATCGATAAAGGAAACTACTGGTCCATAGGACTGCACAGTGAATTTACCCAATTTGAAAAAGCGATTCCCACCAGCTTCCTGCGCGCTATAGGTGGCACTTTTCCGCCAAATATTAATAGTTTAGAGCTGGAGTATGATGACTGGACCCAGCAATTCTATTTACAAACCAGGCTGGATCGTGGCTTTAATGTTACTGCTGGAGCAGAACTCAAATCTCTTGATATTTTTACCAACACGCTTACCACTGAAGATGCACTGACCACGCGCACTGATTTTGAAAACAGTACTACCGGTAGCGTTTACGGAAAGTTATTGCTGGATACCTATGACAATGCATTCTTCCCATCATCTGGATGGTATGTGGATGGCGACTTTCACCTTTATCTATATAATGATGTTTTCCAGGAAAATTTTGATGAATACTCTATCGCACAGTTGCAGGTAGGACATGCAAGATCCTTTGGAAAGTTGAGCCTTCAGGCGCTGGCTCATGTAGGTGTATCCATTGGGAACCCGCAGACTTCTTCACTGGATTTTGTACTAGGTGGTTATGGCGCAAAACGCATCAATAACATTTTACCTTTTTACGGTTATGATTTTATTAGTTTGAGCGGCAATACGATGATCAGGACTGTCTTTGATGTCGATTATGAGATATTCCGTAAGAATCATGTAAACTTCAGTGCCAACTTTGCCAGTATTGATGATGATCTGTTTGAGTTGGATGACTGGTTTAGTAACGCCAGATATTCTGGGTTTGCGGTAGGATACGGTATTGAAACCTTTTTAGGTCCTGTGGAGCTCAAATACAGCTTTAGCCCGCAACAGGATGATGGAGAATTTTACGTGAGACTAGGTTTTGATTTTTGA
- a CDS encoding homogentisate 1,2-dioxygenase, which yields MPFYHKMGSIPHKRHTVFRKPDGSLYYEQLFGTIGFDGMYTNSYHEDRPTMVKEIQGSYSVKPEIALENHLKSYRLKGFQVPPQPDYLDSRTCILMNSDVQILLAAPQESLRDYFYKNADSDELLFVHQGSGVLRTHLGNLKFSYGDYLLIPRGVIYQIDFDTAVNRLFIVESRRPIYTPKRYRNWFGQLLEHSPFCERDLRRPEELETHDEKGEFLIKIKKQDEIFNMVYASHPFDVVGYDGYNYPYAFSIHDFEPITGRIHQPPPVHQTFETDAFVVCSFVPRKYDYHPDSIPAPYNHSNIDSDEVLYYVDGDFMSRNDIEKGHISLHPAGIPHGPHPGAVERSIGQTETEELAVMVDTFKPLKVTKAGLAIADDTYHKSWLDH from the coding sequence ATGCCTTTCTATCACAAAATGGGATCCATACCGCACAAGCGCCACACGGTTTTTAGAAAGCCAGATGGATCGCTATATTATGAGCAGCTTTTTGGAACCATAGGATTTGATGGAATGTACACCAACTCCTATCACGAGGATCGTCCAACGATGGTTAAGGAAATTCAAGGAAGTTATTCTGTAAAGCCAGAAATCGCACTGGAAAACCATCTCAAATCCTACCGATTAAAAGGCTTTCAAGTGCCACCACAACCCGATTATCTGGATAGTAGAACTTGTATCTTGATGAACAGCGATGTCCAGATATTACTCGCTGCACCACAGGAATCATTACGCGATTACTTCTACAAAAATGCAGATAGTGATGAACTGCTATTTGTTCATCAAGGGTCTGGCGTGTTGCGCACACACTTAGGGAATCTTAAATTTTCCTATGGCGATTACCTTTTGATACCTCGTGGTGTGATTTATCAAATTGATTTTGACACGGCCGTGAATCGGTTATTTATTGTTGAAAGTCGCAGACCTATTTACACGCCTAAGCGTTATCGCAACTGGTTCGGGCAATTGTTGGAGCATTCTCCGTTTTGTGAGCGCGACTTGCGCAGGCCAGAAGAATTGGAAACCCATGATGAAAAAGGAGAGTTTCTGATAAAAATCAAAAAACAAGATGAGATTTTCAATATGGTTTATGCCTCGCATCCTTTTGATGTAGTAGGATATGATGGATATAATTATCCATATGCTTTTTCAATCCATGATTTTGAACCCATAACAGGACGCATTCACCAGCCGCCACCAGTACATCAGACTTTTGAAACGGATGCGTTTGTAGTATGTAGTTTTGTTCCCAGAAAATACGATTACCATCCGGACAGTATACCAGCGCCGTATAATCACAGTAATATTGACAGTGATGAAGTGTTATATTATGTAGATGGAGATTTTATGAGCCGCAACGACATTGAGAAAGGCCATATTTCTTTACATCCTGCAGGAATACCACATGGACCACACCCAGGAGCCGTTGAACGCAGCATAGGTCAGACGGAAACTGAGGAGCTTGCCGTAATGGTTGACACTTTCAAACCGTTAAAAGTGACTAAAGCAGGTCTAGCAATCGCAGATGATACCTACCATAAGAGTTGGTTGGATCATTAA
- a CDS encoding DUF3108 domain-containing protein, producing MKKLILLLLAVTLVSVAYIPPTSNTKIEQAYKSGEWFKFRIHYGMFNASYATLQVEDKKLNGKDVYHLKGKGESTGLMHLFFKVDDRYESYVDRKSGKPYRFIRDIDEGGHTKDIQIDFNHDTGKAVVNNKKKNRVNTMDIKPGTQDMISSFYHLRNIVDHNNLQNGDEFILPMFFDNENYDFKMKFLEREIVKTKFGKIKALKFRPYVQSGRVFEEEESLTVWISDDENKIPLKIEAKLAVGSLTADLDAFKGLSHSFMKIAE from the coding sequence ATGAAGAAACTAATACTCTTATTGCTAGCAGTCACTTTAGTGAGTGTTGCTTACATACCGCCTACTTCAAATACAAAAATTGAACAGGCTTATAAATCTGGTGAATGGTTCAAATTTCGTATTCATTATGGTATGTTCAATGCCAGTTATGCAACGCTGCAGGTTGAGGATAAAAAACTCAATGGCAAGGATGTGTATCATTTAAAGGGAAAAGGTGAATCTACAGGTTTAATGCATCTTTTCTTTAAGGTGGATGATCGCTATGAAAGTTACGTAGATCGCAAATCAGGAAAACCGTATAGATTCATTCGCGATATTGATGAAGGTGGACATACCAAGGATATCCAGATTGATTTTAACCACGATACAGGCAAGGCCGTGGTTAACAATAAAAAGAAAAATAGAGTGAATACCATGGACATCAAACCTGGTACTCAGGATATGATTTCTTCATTTTATCACCTTCGAAATATCGTTGATCATAACAATCTTCAAAATGGAGATGAATTCATTTTACCTATGTTTTTTGACAATGAGAACTATGATTTCAAAATGAAGTTTTTGGAACGCGAGATCGTGAAGACGAAATTTGGCAAAATCAAAGCATTGAAATTCAGACCCTATGTTCAATCTGGTCGTGTGTTTGAAGAAGAAGAGAGTCTCACCGTATGGATTAGTGATGACGAAAATAAAATACCATTGAAAATTGAGGCAAAACTTGCTGTTGGATCCTTGACAGCTGACCTTGATGCTTTTAAAGGTTTGAGTCACTCCTTCATGAAAATCGCCGAATAA
- the hppD gene encoding 4-hydroxyphenylpyruvate dioxygenase yields MPAEIKNLKDLGNTEYSLKKLFKEAEDFLPLLGTDYVELYVGNAKQAAHFYKTAFGFQSLAYAGLETGIKDRVSYVLQQGKIRLVLTTPLQKGGDINRHIDEHGDGVKFVALWVEDATKAFEETTKRGAKPYQEPTKETDEHGEVIRSGIYTYGETVHMFVERKNYNGTFLPGFKKWESHYNPEPVGLKFIDHMVGNVGWDEMNTWCKFYGEVMGFAQIISFADDDIATEYTALMSKVMSNGNGRVKFPINEPAKGKKKSQIEEYLDFYNGPGVQHIAVATDDIVKTVSAMRDRGVEFLYVPDEYYDDLLDRVGEIDEDVEVLKKHGILIDRDEEGYLLQLFTKTIVDRPTMFFEVIQRKGAQSFGVGNFKALFEAIEREQALRGTL; encoded by the coding sequence ATGCCAGCAGAAATAAAAAACCTCAAAGACCTAGGAAATACAGAATACAGCCTAAAAAAACTATTCAAGGAAGCCGAAGATTTTCTGCCGCTTCTGGGAACTGACTACGTGGAATTATACGTTGGGAATGCAAAACAGGCAGCTCATTTTTACAAAACGGCTTTTGGCTTTCAATCGCTTGCCTATGCAGGTCTTGAAACTGGAATCAAGGATAGAGTTTCCTATGTGTTGCAACAGGGAAAAATAAGATTGGTTTTGACCACGCCGCTGCAAAAAGGTGGCGACATCAATCGACACATTGATGAGCATGGTGATGGTGTAAAGTTCGTAGCATTATGGGTAGAAGATGCAACCAAAGCATTTGAAGAAACCACCAAACGTGGCGCAAAGCCCTATCAAGAACCAACAAAAGAAACCGATGAGCACGGCGAGGTAATTAGATCTGGAATCTATACCTACGGTGAGACGGTTCATATGTTTGTTGAACGTAAAAACTACAATGGCACCTTTTTGCCAGGTTTCAAAAAATGGGAAAGTCACTACAATCCAGAACCAGTTGGTCTGAAATTCATTGACCACATGGTGGGTAATGTAGGTTGGGATGAAATGAATACCTGGTGTAAATTTTATGGCGAGGTGATGGGGTTTGCCCAAATCATCTCTTTTGCAGACGACGATATTGCTACTGAGTACACGGCGTTGATGAGCAAGGTGATGAGCAACGGCAATGGCCGTGTCAAATTTCCCATCAATGAACCTGCTAAAGGAAAAAAGAAATCACAGATAGAAGAATACCTTGACTTTTATAATGGTCCTGGAGTGCAGCATATCGCTGTGGCCACAGACGATATTGTAAAAACGGTAAGCGCTATGCGTGATCGTGGTGTTGAATTTCTCTACGTTCCTGATGAGTACTATGATGACTTGTTGGATCGCGTGGGCGAGATTGATGAAGATGTTGAAGTACTTAAAAAACATGGCATTTTGATCGACCGCGATGAAGAAGGCTACCTACTTCAATTATTTACCAAAACCATCGTGGATCGTCCAACCATGTTCTTTGAGGTCATACAGAGAAAGGGAGCACAGTCATTTGGCGTTGGGAATTTCAAAGCATTGTTTGAGGCAATCGAACGCGAGCAGGCATTACGTGGCACGTTGTAA